In one Sphingobacterium daejeonense genomic region, the following are encoded:
- a CDS encoding WG repeat-containing protein has product MMKKIISLILLVISSQYLFAQEEVYKIDYTLFVDDSFKSNLQDIDSTNENTDLLISMLEGFKNESLLSAWVGKEKNKIQSNYLDVWIQLRDTKAKTLVRLDTSNSTYSTIAYNGEPNLLLKPVQLSTETKTIAGQECKLAIFEFDFDDMEIEETPKIEVWYSEKIPQIVWGEYQYLIDVPGAALEISTSGVSFIAKNVSKLTVPNSFFDIPDGYTEVDSLDPDYSEMFENIEMGEGILAYFDQDLNKYGMKKENGEIITEPIFGSITPFNNKIAIAFYDLDGFALIDVNGKNVSKTNFEYIGFDPELNAYQYMLDGRMSMMDDKGNPIWKNSYEYFTPFTGNYSIISENGQSGVIDRKGDIVVPLTEHIIVSNDIFHYITEEKNEFKAYEIKSNKFVISGYAYLSTTNSENLFKASEDGENFGLINKNGEVILPFEYGYISDFTNGLATAMKNGENEEVTINTQGEIIND; this is encoded by the coding sequence ATGATGAAAAAGATTATTTCCCTTATTTTATTAGTAATTTCCAGTCAATATCTATTTGCTCAAGAAGAGGTCTATAAAATTGATTATACTCTTTTTGTTGATGATTCCTTTAAATCTAATTTACAAGATATAGATTCTACTAATGAAAATACAGATCTGTTGATTTCTATGTTGGAAGGATTTAAAAACGAATCACTTTTATCTGCATGGGTGGGAAAAGAAAAAAATAAAATTCAATCCAATTACCTTGATGTATGGATTCAACTAAGAGATACTAAAGCGAAAACTTTGGTTCGTCTTGACACCAGCAATTCAACTTATTCGACTATTGCATACAATGGCGAACCAAATTTACTGTTAAAACCGGTCCAACTATCAACTGAAACAAAAACTATTGCTGGCCAAGAATGTAAATTGGCAATTTTTGAATTTGATTTTGACGATATGGAGATTGAAGAAACACCAAAAATTGAAGTTTGGTATTCAGAAAAAATCCCACAAATCGTTTGGGGTGAATATCAATACTTAATTGATGTTCCAGGTGCTGCTCTGGAAATCTCAACATCTGGCGTTTCTTTTATTGCTAAAAATGTTTCAAAATTAACTGTTCCCAACTCATTTTTTGACATTCCTGATGGTTATACGGAGGTTGATAGCTTAGACCCAGATTATTCTGAAATGTTTGAAAACATAGAGATGGGCGAGGGTATTTTAGCCTATTTTGACCAAGATCTCAATAAATATGGGATGAAAAAAGAGAATGGGGAAATAATTACAGAGCCCATTTTTGGTTCCATTACTCCTTTTAACAACAAAATTGCAATAGCTTTTTATGATTTAGATGGGTTTGCTTTGATCGACGTAAATGGTAAAAATGTAAGCAAAACAAATTTCGAATATATAGGGTTTGATCCAGAATTAAATGCTTATCAATATATGCTTGATGGTAGAATGAGCATGATGGATGACAAAGGGAATCCTATCTGGAAAAACTCATATGAATATTTCACTCCATTTACGGGGAATTATAGCATTATTTCAGAAAATGGCCAAAGTGGAGTAATTGATAGAAAGGGAGATATTGTTGTTCCATTAACGGAACACATTATTGTTTCCAATGATATCTTCCACTATATTACAGAGGAGAAGAATGAATTCAAGGCTTATGAAATCAAGAGCAATAAATTTGTGATTTCAGGCTATGCGTATCTAAGTACTACCAACTCAGAGAATTTATTTAAAGCATCGGAGGACGGAGAGAATTTCGGGCTGATTAATAAGAATGGAGAAGTGATTCTACCCTTTGAGTATGGGTATATTTCTGATTTCACCAATGGTCTTGCTACGGCCATGAAGAATGGAGAAAATGAGGAAGTAACTATCAATACACAAGGTGAAATAATAAACGATTGA
- a CDS encoding sulfatase/phosphatase domain-containing protein: MSDIISEKAINWLNTLNKDKPFCLILGHKATHRSWHPDPQDFGKNDHKKFPLPENFYDNYDKREAAKIQEMQISKDLLLDYDLKIFKSEEERNKEHNFYRMDIDDKQKYREYYAKVKKDYDNHQFKNRKELTEWKYQRYMIDYLNTAESMDRNIGKVLDYLDDKNLSDNTIVIYMSDQGFYMGEHGWFDKRFMYEESFRTPMIMRYPQKINKSREVNDLLMTVDIAPTMLEIAGVEVPQEIQGESFKSIIEGGKGKRDILYYHYYEDGIHNVSPHFGVSDGRYKLIRFYNKVNAWELYDLSLDPREMKNLYNDPKHSSLQKRMMKKLKLEIQKQEDSEAMLIFEAS, encoded by the coding sequence GTGTCAGATATTATTTCTGAAAAAGCAATCAATTGGTTAAATACATTAAATAAGGATAAACCCTTCTGCTTGATTTTGGGACATAAAGCAACGCATAGAAGTTGGCACCCCGACCCGCAGGATTTTGGAAAAAACGACCATAAAAAATTCCCTTTGCCAGAAAATTTCTATGATAATTATGATAAACGGGAAGCAGCAAAAATCCAAGAAATGCAAATCAGTAAAGATCTACTACTGGACTACGATTTAAAAATTTTTAAATCAGAAGAAGAAAGAAACAAAGAGCATAATTTCTATCGAATGGATATCGATGATAAACAGAAATACAGAGAATATTATGCTAAGGTTAAAAAGGATTATGATAACCATCAGTTTAAAAACCGTAAGGAACTGACCGAATGGAAGTACCAAAGATATATGATCGATTACCTAAATACTGCTGAGTCAATGGATCGAAATATAGGAAAGGTTCTGGATTATTTGGATGACAAAAATCTTAGTGATAATACAATCGTCATTTACATGTCTGATCAGGGTTTTTACATGGGTGAACATGGATGGTTTGACAAAAGATTTATGTATGAAGAGTCATTTAGGACCCCTATGATAATGCGATATCCTCAAAAAATTAATAAATCAAGAGAAGTAAATGATCTGTTAATGACGGTAGATATAGCCCCCACTATGCTTGAAATAGCCGGAGTAGAAGTGCCACAAGAAATTCAGGGAGAGTCGTTTAAATCAATAATTGAAGGAGGAAAAGGAAAAAGGGATATTCTATACTATCATTATTATGAAGATGGAATACATAATGTATCTCCTCATTTCGGAGTAAGTGACGGCAGGTATAAACTTATTCGATTCTACAATAAAGTAAATGCTTGGGAACTATATGATTTATCTCTGGATCCCAGAGAAATGAAAAACTTATATAACGATCCTAAACATTCAAGCCTACAAAAAAGAATGATGAAGAAATTAAAATTGGAAATCCAAAAGCAAGAGGATTCCGAAGCAATGCTTATATTTGAAGCTTCCTAA
- a CDS encoding sulfatase-like hydrolase/transferase produces the protein MQSIINYFKIFLLFFPLITNAQDKPNVVIIYVDDLGYGDLSSYGATKIKTPNIDSLAQDGIRFRNGHSSAATCTPSRYSLMTGKYPFRKSGTGVLPGDAALIIDQEDLTLPTLFKQQGYETAIVGKWHLGLGEQIEKDWNGSVKPGPLEVGYNYSYIFPATADRVPTVFLEGHNVMGIDPNDPIQVSYKEKIGNEPTGLENPELLKMIASPNHGHNNTIINGIGRIGWMTGGNQARWVDEEVTLTFADKAIQYIREHKNKPFFLSYHATEPHVPRMPATMFKGKSGLGYRGDAILQLDHTVGEIVRTLKDNGLYENTIVIFTSDNGPVLDDGYEDGAVTQLNGHNPFGPFRGGKYSAFEAGTRVPFIISWPKEIQKGQTSDALVCQIDFLSSFANYFGSRIPQIDELDSENIWESFIGKDKTGREFLVRSAGTNSITEGHMKYILPSKGQAVAKLTNIELGNNPEDQLYDLEKDPGEKNNIAKQNPKIVKELKEQLIKIRGLK, from the coding sequence ATGCAATCTATTATCAATTATTTCAAAATATTTCTCTTATTCTTTCCATTAATCACTAATGCTCAAGATAAACCTAATGTCGTAATAATCTACGTGGATGATCTTGGTTATGGCGATCTAAGTTCTTATGGAGCAACAAAGATAAAAACGCCAAATATTGATTCGCTTGCTCAGGATGGAATCCGATTTAGGAATGGTCACTCCTCAGCTGCTACATGCACTCCATCTCGGTATTCATTGATGACGGGTAAATATCCGTTCCGGAAATCTGGAACCGGAGTACTTCCAGGAGATGCCGCACTCATTATAGACCAAGAAGATCTAACATTGCCTACACTATTTAAACAACAGGGTTATGAAACAGCCATTGTTGGAAAGTGGCATCTGGGATTAGGAGAACAAATAGAAAAAGATTGGAATGGATCTGTTAAGCCTGGACCTTTGGAAGTAGGTTATAATTATTCTTATATTTTCCCTGCAACTGCGGACAGGGTACCTACCGTATTTTTAGAAGGACATAACGTAATGGGTATTGATCCAAATGACCCAATTCAAGTGTCCTATAAAGAAAAAATCGGAAATGAACCAACTGGGCTCGAAAATCCAGAACTGTTAAAAATGATAGCCAGTCCTAACCATGGCCATAATAATACCATCATAAATGGAATAGGTAGGATAGGATGGATGACCGGAGGAAATCAAGCAAGATGGGTAGATGAAGAAGTAACACTGACTTTTGCAGATAAAGCAATCCAATATATCCGCGAGCATAAAAACAAACCTTTTTTCTTGAGTTACCATGCTACAGAACCCCATGTGCCGAGAATGCCTGCAACAATGTTTAAGGGGAAAAGTGGTTTGGGATATAGGGGAGATGCAATTCTACAATTGGATCATACTGTAGGGGAAATCGTAAGAACATTGAAAGATAATGGGCTATATGAAAATACGATCGTAATATTCACAAGTGATAATGGACCAGTTTTGGATGACGGTTATGAGGATGGGGCAGTGACTCAACTAAATGGGCACAACCCTTTTGGACCTTTCAGAGGAGGAAAATATTCTGCTTTCGAAGCTGGAACCCGGGTGCCATTTATTATAAGCTGGCCAAAAGAAATTCAAAAAGGACAAACATCAGACGCATTAGTCTGCCAAATTGATTTCCTGTCTAGTTTTGCTAACTATTTTGGATCTCGTATTCCACAAATTGATGAATTGGACAGTGAAAATATATGGGAATCATTTATAGGTAAAGACAAAACAGGACGTGAATTCCTTGTAAGGTCAGCTGGAACTAATTCAATCACCGAAGGTCACATGAAATATATCCTGCCAAGCAAAGGACAAGCCGTCGCAAAACTTACCAATATAGAATTAGGAAACAATCCAGAAGATCAATTATACGATTTAGAAAAAGATCCGGGCGAAAAGAACAATATCGCCAAACAAAACCCTAAAATCGTTAAAGAATTGAAAGAACAGCTAATCAAAATCAGAGGATTAAAGTAA
- a CDS encoding sulfatase-like hydrolase/transferase has product MYKFLTFLTLSLLSFSALIAQQKPNIIIIVSDDHSYQTISAYGSKIASTPNIDRIAKEGILFNRAYVNNSLCGPSRASLLTGKYSHKNGYKENEKSHFDHSQNSFAKELRKAGYSTSWIGKQHLGDTLEGFDYFDVLINQGSYFNPEFKKPKR; this is encoded by the coding sequence ATGTACAAGTTTTTAACCTTTCTAACTCTTAGTTTGTTGTCTTTCAGTGCCTTAATTGCGCAGCAAAAACCTAATATTATCATTATCGTTTCTGATGATCATTCCTATCAAACCATATCTGCTTATGGATCGAAAATAGCAAGCACACCCAATATTGATCGAATTGCTAAAGAAGGGATATTGTTCAATAGAGCTTATGTAAACAATTCATTGTGTGGACCAAGTCGTGCAAGTTTATTGACTGGGAAATACAGCCATAAAAATGGCTATAAGGAAAATGAAAAATCACACTTTGACCATAGCCAAAATTCATTCGCCAAAGAATTGAGAAAAGCAGGATACAGCACTTCTTGGATAGGCAAACAGCACCTTGGAGATACACTAGAAGGATTTGACTATTTTGATGTACTTATCAATCAGGGATCATATTTCAATCCGGAATTTAAAAAACCAAAAAGGTGA
- a CDS encoding M1 family metallopeptidase, protein MVLSTLTSFAQRKGYWDQKVDYTMEIDVNEKTFQYDGKMKLKYSNNSGQQLHKVYFHLYFNAFQPGSFMDERLKNIADPDARMVTNIGTKEKPVRQSRISVLTPDQIGYQKIESVKYRGSEVAFKEDGTILEVTLPSAINDGETVEFDLTWKAQVPEQIRRSGRNSREGVAFSMTQWYPKMAQFDEFGWHLDEYVGREFIAPFGNFDVTIHINKDYVIGSSGKLQNPSEVKGYVKNAKIKTKNNKATWHYKAENIHDFAWAADPKFVVDSAKSKGGVTVYTVFLPTDKEVTDNWKTALGLATEFFDFVGERFGAYPWNTYTVVQGGDGGMEYGTATLITGGRNLKGLVGVIFHEAAHSWYQQLFGINETVDEWMDEGFTSYIEEVANTELFEKPTARALNPIGSAYTSYFRLAKSGLEEPMSLLADYYNTNFAYSIQAYSKGGVLAEQMGYVIGKQNLNKTFLNFYDIWKLKHPTPNDFKRVAEETSGINLKWYFNLFINTTRTIDYAISKVSEDSIELVNKSNFAMPIDLLVEYEDGTKELFYIPLREMRGEKPAEDYAIYQGVTRTVLTDWFWTKPKYSVPVKKRVKQAWIDPTQRLADINQEDNSYSK, encoded by the coding sequence TTGGTCCTTAGCACCCTTACCAGTTTTGCTCAGCGCAAAGGTTATTGGGATCAGAAAGTGGATTATACCATGGAAATTGATGTCAATGAAAAGACTTTCCAGTATGATGGTAAAATGAAGCTTAAATACAGCAACAATTCGGGGCAACAACTTCACAAAGTTTATTTCCATTTATATTTCAATGCTTTCCAACCTGGGAGCTTTATGGATGAGCGTTTAAAGAACATTGCAGACCCTGATGCTAGGATGGTGACCAATATTGGGACTAAAGAAAAGCCTGTTCGCCAGAGTCGTATTTCCGTATTGACCCCCGATCAAATAGGATATCAAAAAATTGAATCTGTAAAATACAGAGGTTCAGAAGTTGCATTCAAAGAGGATGGTACTATTTTGGAAGTTACCCTTCCCAGTGCGATCAATGATGGTGAGACTGTAGAATTTGATTTAACATGGAAGGCTCAGGTTCCAGAGCAAATTCGTCGCAGTGGGCGTAATTCTAGGGAAGGTGTTGCTTTTTCAATGACTCAATGGTATCCAAAAATGGCTCAATTTGATGAATTCGGTTGGCATTTAGATGAATATGTGGGTCGTGAGTTTATTGCACCATTTGGGAATTTTGATGTTACTATCCATATCAATAAAGATTATGTTATTGGATCATCGGGAAAATTACAGAATCCTTCAGAAGTAAAAGGATATGTTAAGAATGCTAAGATCAAAACAAAAAACAATAAGGCTACCTGGCACTACAAGGCTGAAAACATTCATGATTTTGCTTGGGCAGCAGATCCTAAATTTGTAGTTGATTCAGCGAAATCTAAAGGAGGAGTAACGGTTTACACTGTTTTTTTACCTACAGACAAAGAGGTTACGGATAATTGGAAAACAGCATTAGGATTAGCAACGGAATTTTTCGATTTCGTTGGGGAGCGATTTGGAGCTTATCCATGGAATACGTATACCGTTGTTCAAGGTGGTGATGGTGGCATGGAATATGGTACAGCTACCTTAATCACAGGCGGAAGAAACCTTAAAGGTTTGGTAGGGGTTATTTTCCATGAGGCTGCGCACTCGTGGTATCAACAACTTTTTGGTATCAATGAGACTGTTGATGAATGGATGGACGAAGGATTCACCAGTTATATCGAAGAGGTTGCTAATACTGAGCTTTTCGAAAAACCAACAGCTCGTGCATTAAACCCAATCGGTTCTGCATATACTTCCTATTTTAGGCTTGCAAAATCGGGACTTGAAGAGCCTATGAGTCTTTTGGCAGATTATTATAACACCAATTTTGCATATAGCATTCAAGCTTATAGCAAGGGTGGCGTTTTAGCTGAACAAATGGGTTATGTCATTGGTAAGCAGAATTTGAATAAGACTTTTCTTAATTTTTATGATATCTGGAAGCTGAAACATCCAACTCCTAATGATTTCAAAAGAGTAGCTGAAGAAACATCAGGAATAAACTTGAAATGGTATTTCAATCTATTCATCAATACGACAAGAACTATCGATTATGCAATTTCCAAAGTGTCTGAAGATAGCATAGAGCTTGTTAACAAATCCAATTTTGCAATGCCGATTGATCTTTTGGTAGAATATGAAGATGGCACAAAAGAATTGTTCTATATTCCATTGCGTGAAATGAGAGGTGAAAAGCCTGCAGAAGATTATGCAATATATCAGGGTGTGACAAGAACAGTTTTAACCGATTGGTTTTGGACGAAACCGAAGTATTCAGTTCCTGTTAAAAAGAGAGTGAAACAAGCTTGGATTGATCCTACACAAAGATTGGCAGATATAAACCAGGAGGATAATTCTTATAGTAAATAA
- a CDS encoding sensor histidine kinase, with the protein MKIKVKIILTFSIIAISLIALFAYYVSYFTRDSLQTKFFHRLEENARIVGGHTIQNDAYNNQIYYEVKRKYLRQLSEGNDYLLRIVKGSKQLRIKPELPMPAEFYTTAIEQGKATYLHGKVSYVALFFEDRLHSENLLVISEGIDDYGHGEQADLDRTLVTGGLISFMLIIGLAFYFANRILNPLKVLNDELEKVNIATLDHRLKNKFSSEGDEIDQLYSNYNSMLDRLDIAVQLQKSFIGNASHSLRTPLTIIGGEAELAQMNLDSSHEAYHSIDTIIHHTNRMKLMIKDLLVMSSLGSQRKIRDILPVRIDELIYEVIKTETELNSKSKVRFDLTNIPEDSDDLLVKANPDLFYIAFSNILSNAIKYGNDKPVRVLLEYDQFNVIIKITDEGIGIPTQDQPNIYYSFFRASNVGEIYGNGLGLVLARNIFILHDAQLILESLENKGTTVTVKIPKPSF; encoded by the coding sequence ATGAAAATTAAGGTAAAAATTATATTAACCTTTTCAATTATTGCAATTAGCCTTATTGCATTATTCGCTTATTATGTGTCCTATTTTACCAGGGATAGTCTTCAAACTAAATTTTTCCATAGGCTTGAAGAAAATGCTAGAATAGTTGGCGGTCATACTATTCAGAATGATGCCTATAATAACCAAATTTATTATGAAGTAAAAAGAAAATACCTGCGTCAATTATCCGAAGGAAATGATTACTTGTTAAGAATTGTCAAAGGAAGCAAACAATTGAGGATAAAGCCTGAATTGCCGATGCCAGCAGAATTCTACACCACAGCAATTGAACAAGGAAAGGCAACATACTTGCATGGAAAGGTATCCTATGTCGCATTATTTTTTGAGGATCGCCTCCATTCTGAAAATCTATTAGTTATTTCCGAAGGAATAGATGATTATGGACATGGTGAACAGGCCGATCTGGATAGAACATTAGTCACAGGAGGACTTATATCCTTTATGCTGATAATTGGCCTTGCATTTTACTTTGCAAATAGAATATTGAACCCTCTAAAAGTTTTGAACGATGAGTTGGAAAAGGTAAATATTGCAACACTTGACCATCGGCTCAAAAATAAATTTAGCAGTGAAGGTGATGAAATAGATCAACTTTACAGCAATTATAATTCTATGTTAGACCGTCTGGATATTGCAGTACAATTACAAAAAAGTTTTATTGGAAATGCATCTCATTCTTTAAGAACTCCACTCACAATCATTGGGGGGGAGGCTGAGTTGGCTCAAATGAATTTAGACTCTTCTCATGAAGCATATCATTCCATCGATACCATTATCCATCATACCAATAGAATGAAATTGATGATTAAGGATCTTTTGGTAATGTCCAGTCTGGGGAGCCAAAGAAAGATCAGGGATATACTTCCTGTGAGAATTGACGAATTAATTTACGAAGTAATAAAAACAGAAACCGAACTGAATTCCAAAAGTAAGGTCCGATTTGACCTAACAAATATTCCCGAAGATAGTGATGACTTGTTGGTCAAAGCAAATCCAGACCTTTTTTACATTGCTTTCTCCAATATTTTATCAAATGCAATCAAATATGGAAATGACAAACCGGTAAGGGTATTACTGGAGTATGATCAATTTAATGTCATTATTAAAATAACCGATGAAGGAATAGGAATCCCAACTCAAGATCAACCCAATATTTACTATTCTTTCTTTAGAGCATCTAATGTCGGTGAAATCTATGGAAATGGACTCGGATTAGTCCTAGCGCGCAATATTTTTATTCTACATGATGCCCAATTGATTTTGGAATCCTTGGAGAATAAAGGAACAACCGTTACCGTAAAAATCCCCAAACCATCTTTCTAA
- a CDS encoding sulfatase family protein, whose protein sequence is MLSFCAFAQNKPNIVVIISDDHSYQTIGAYGSKIANTPNLDRIASEGATFTKGYVTNSICGPSRASLLTGKYSNKNGFKDNETSNFNHGQNSFVKELHNNGYQTAWIGKIHLGRKLEGFDYYSILPGQGHYFNPDFISSKNGEGEIQDREEGYVADIVTDRALDWLDTQDKKEPFCLIIGHKNTHRTWMPAIEDFGKNDNKEIPIPETFYDDYSTRKAAAVQEMSIDKDMQMGYDLKMFENIEKMREDGNFKRMNDEQFKAYVDYYKPIYEKLKHDKLSGKELAEWKYHRYMVDYLNTAESMDRNIGRVLDYLKENKLDDNTLVLYLSDQGFYMGEHGWFDKRFMYEESFRTPMLMKMPGLIKPNSKIEGMVSVVDIAPTFLELAGTKIPKDIQGKSFLSLLNGKKKNIQDQIFYHYYENGEHAVSPHFGVSDGRYKLIRFYKRVDGWELFDLKSDPKELKNIYGNPKYKKVQDKMLKLLNSEIDRLEDTEAKEILSQG, encoded by the coding sequence ATGCTCAGTTTTTGTGCATTTGCTCAAAACAAACCTAACATTGTAGTTATTATTTCTGATGACCATTCTTATCAGACAATAGGAGCCTATGGATCCAAAATAGCAAATACCCCAAATCTTGACCGTATAGCAAGTGAAGGTGCAACTTTCACTAAAGGATATGTCACAAACTCAATCTGTGGACCTAGTCGTGCAAGCTTGTTAACAGGAAAGTATAGTAACAAAAACGGTTTTAAAGACAATGAAACATCCAACTTCAACCATGGTCAAAACTCTTTTGTCAAAGAACTGCATAACAATGGATATCAAACAGCTTGGATTGGTAAAATTCATCTCGGCCGTAAATTAGAAGGATTTGATTATTATAGCATACTCCCAGGTCAAGGTCATTATTTTAACCCCGACTTTATCAGCAGTAAAAATGGTGAAGGAGAAATACAAGATCGAGAAGAAGGATATGTGGCAGATATAGTGACTGACAGAGCATTGGATTGGTTAGATACACAAGATAAAAAGGAACCATTCTGCCTAATTATTGGCCATAAAAATACACACAGAACCTGGATGCCTGCAATTGAAGACTTTGGGAAAAATGATAACAAGGAAATTCCCATCCCAGAAACATTCTATGATGACTACTCAACAAGAAAAGCTGCAGCAGTACAAGAAATGAGCATAGATAAAGATATGCAAATGGGCTATGACCTCAAAATGTTCGAAAACATTGAAAAAATGAGGGAAGATGGAAATTTTAAAAGAATGAATGACGAGCAGTTCAAAGCATATGTTGACTATTATAAACCAATCTATGAAAAACTAAAACATGATAAACTCAGCGGAAAAGAACTTGCAGAGTGGAAATATCATCGTTATATGGTCGACTATCTCAATACGGCAGAATCAATGGATAGAAATATAGGAAGGGTACTAGATTATCTGAAAGAAAATAAACTCGATGATAATACCTTAGTACTATATTTATCCGATCAAGGATTCTATATGGGTGAGCATGGCTGGTTTGATAAAAGATTTATGTACGAAGAATCTTTCCGCACACCCATGTTGATGAAGATGCCAGGATTGATAAAACCTAATTCTAAGATCGAAGGAATGGTATCAGTAGTCGATATAGCCCCAACATTTTTGGAACTGGCTGGAACCAAAATTCCTAAGGACATTCAAGGTAAATCTTTCTTATCATTACTGAATGGAAAGAAAAAGAATATTCAAGACCAAATCTTCTATCATTATTACGAAAATGGGGAACACGCTGTATCCCCGCATTTTGGAGTAAGTGATGGACGATATAAATTAATCCGTTTTTATAAACGAGTGGATGGTTGGGAATTATTTGATCTAAAAAGTGATCCTAAGGAACTCAAAAATATTTATGGTAATCCTAAATATAAAAAGGTTCAAGATAAAATGTTGAAATTACTGAATTCTGAAATAGATAGACTAGAAGATACAGAGGCGAAAGAGATTCTGTCGCAAGGATAA
- a CDS encoding response regulator transcription factor, with product MELLLVEDESSVISLIQRGLKYEDFQITVAMDGLSGLKIASSKKFDLIILDVMLPNMNGLDVCRQIRKFDTDVPILILTALDQTEDVVEAFNRDADDYMTKPFILEELKARIHRQLRKVSNNNSTQHLIQLDDLILDRASKSVSRNGKAIILTATEFRLLEYMMVNRNKVISRMDILEAVWEMDVSMNTNVVDVYVNYLRKKIDKNFENKLIHTVIGMGYVMRNEN from the coding sequence TTGGAACTATTATTAGTAGAAGATGAAAGTTCAGTAATCTCTTTAATTCAAAGAGGACTGAAATATGAAGATTTTCAGATTACTGTGGCTATGGATGGCTTGAGTGGTCTGAAAATTGCCAGCTCAAAGAAATTTGACCTGATCATTTTGGACGTCATGCTCCCTAATATGAATGGATTAGATGTTTGCCGACAAATTAGGAAATTTGATACGGATGTCCCTATCTTAATCTTAACAGCTCTTGATCAAACAGAGGATGTCGTTGAAGCATTTAATCGCGACGCAGATGATTACATGACAAAGCCCTTTATATTAGAAGAGTTAAAAGCTAGAATTCATCGACAACTTCGAAAAGTATCCAACAATAATTCCACTCAGCATCTTATTCAATTAGATGATCTTATCCTGGATAGAGCAAGTAAAAGCGTTTCCCGAAACGGAAAAGCAATCATATTAACTGCCACAGAATTTAGATTATTGGAATATATGATGGTCAATAGGAATAAGGTGATTTCAAGAATGGATATATTGGAAGCGGTTTGGGAAATGGATGTGAGCATGAATACCAATGTAGTCGATGTGTATGTCAATTATTTACGTAAAAAAATAGATAAGAATTTTGAAAATAAACTCATCCATACGGTAATTGGAATGGGGTATGTGATGAGAAATGAAAATTAA